The proteins below come from a single Clupea harengus chromosome 21, Ch_v2.0.2, whole genome shotgun sequence genomic window:
- the pjvk gene encoding pejvakin, with product MFAAATKNFVKQVGDTGRLIPVPSLSEADRYQPLSLVTRKRRRHFWKKNKYGSSPFSLKDILVGEKEITAGVSSYQLLNYEDKSDVALNGRLGNHLMNDVGFNITGSDSVAVKASFGIVTKHEVEVPTLLRELNSRKVDLEHCLIRQSKDSGRTVLCVVMESIRTTRQCSLTVHAGMRGTTMRFQIDDGRNPKGRDKAIVIPAHTTIAYSVFDLYVRLDGRLDDRTFEQLTHSDTFLDDVATTDYYEKAASMTDVSTTYLRESNHTRVNLLNHNISKGPCALCGMGQQRRETVYGCLECSSGGQKYVRLHAVPCFDLWHKTLR from the exons ATGTTCGCCGCAGCCACCAAGAACTTCGTCAAACAGGTGGGCGACACAGGCAGGCTCATCCCTGTGCCCAGTCTCAGCGAAGCCGACCGGTATCAACCTCTCAGCCTGGTGaccagaaagagaaggagacactTCTGGAAGAAAAACAAGTATGGCTCTTCCCCATTCTCACTGAAAGACATACTCGTGGGAGAAAAGGAGATCACAGCTG GTGTTTCCTCATACCAGCTGCTGAACTATGAGGACAAGTCAGACGTGGCCCTGAATGGCAGGCTGGGGAATCACCTGATGAACGATGTGGGCTTCAACATCACTGGTTCTGACTCTGTGGCCGTCAAAGCCTCCTTTGGCATAGTGACCAAACACGAGGTGGAAGTTCCCACTCTACTCAGAGAGCTCAACTCAAg AAAGGTGGATCTTGAACACTGCCTCATCCGCCAATCAAAGGACAGTGGGagaactgtgctgtgtgtcgtCATGGAGAGCATTCGCACCACGCGCCAGTGTTCCCTTACAGTTCATGCTGGCATGCGAGGGACTACTATGAGA TTTCAGATAGATGATGGGCGCAACCCCAAAGGCCGTGACAAAGCCATTGTGATTCCAGCTCACACAACAATTGCATATAGTGTCTTTGACCTGTATGTGCGACTTGATGGAAGACTTG ATGACAGGACATTCGAGCAGCTCACCCACTCGGACACGTTCCTGGACGATGTTGCCACCACGGACTATTACGAGAAGGCAGCTAGCATGACGGACGTATCCACGACCTATCTGCGCGAGAGCAACCACACCCGCGTCAACCTGCTCAACCACAACATCTCAAAGGGCCCCTGTGCTCTGTGCGGCATGGGCCAGCAGCGGCGCGAGACCGTCTACGGTTGCCTGGAATGCTCCAGCGGCGGGCAGAAGTACGTCCGGCTCCACGCTGTGCCGTGCTTCGACCTGTGGCACAAGACGCTGCGTTGA